A genome region from Sphingobium sp. WTD-1 includes the following:
- a CDS encoding DUF202 domain-containing protein: protein MSEAQEEKGGLIRPARNVGEPVPPIPEAEAAASDDASTVFSHFRTGLSRHRTGLSEHRTDLSEYRTDLSGHRTEMSMRRTGMSFQRTRMSADRTLMSEMRTALSLIGFGFTINQAFQKMHDAGSIQNVNAPRNFGVALLVFGIVLLAGGIVRHVQFATELRDRRKIMTEDGLIHSDSRFPISVTLVIAVCLLALALAAVLGIVFNLALLG from the coding sequence ATGTCTGAAGCACAGGAAGAAAAAGGCGGGCTGATCCGCCCCGCCCGCAATGTGGGTGAGCCCGTCCCACCCATTCCGGAGGCGGAGGCGGCGGCGTCCGATGACGCATCGACGGTCTTTTCGCATTTCCGCACCGGCCTGTCGCGCCACCGCACGGGCCTGTCGGAACATCGCACCGACCTGTCCGAATATCGCACCGACCTGTCCGGGCACCGCACCGAAATGTCGATGCGCCGGACCGGCATGTCGTTCCAGCGCACCCGGATGAGCGCGGACCGGACCCTGATGTCGGAAATGCGCACCGCGCTGTCGCTGATCGGCTTCGGCTTCACCATCAACCAGGCATTCCAGAAGATGCATGACGCGGGCAGCATCCAGAATGTCAACGCGCCGCGCAATTTCGGCGTGGCGCTGCTGGTGTTCGGCATCGTGCTGCTGGCCGGCGGGATCGTGCGCCATGTCCAGTTCGCGACCGAATTGCGCGACCGGCGCAAGATCATGACGGAGGATGGGCTGATTCACTCCGACAGCCGCTTCCCGATTTCGGTGACGCTGGTGATCGCCGTCTGCCTGCTTGCGCTCGCACTGGCGGCCGTGCTGGGCATCGTCTTCAACCTCGCGCTACTGGGCTGA
- a CDS encoding DUF4136 domain-containing protein has translation MFRRIFVTGLLLALAGCATTPRVNYDADPAANFAGYRSYSWASINVPQGMNPLLFQRVKASIDTALAARGYSQANPGEFAIGFTLGARDRVEVTDFGPYATYYRPWGGWAGWGGYRNVDVRNVADGTLTVDIYDTGTKQPVWHGTATQQVSSKSPDQAVIDKAVTAVLANFPPPIKAK, from the coding sequence ATGTTCAGGCGCATATTCGTCACCGGGCTGCTGCTGGCGCTGGCAGGCTGTGCCACCACGCCGCGGGTCAATTATGATGCCGATCCCGCCGCCAATTTCGCCGGCTATCGCAGTTATAGCTGGGCATCGATCAATGTGCCGCAGGGGATGAACCCGTTGTTGTTCCAGCGCGTGAAGGCATCCATCGACACTGCGCTCGCGGCGCGCGGCTACAGCCAGGCCAATCCCGGCGAGTTCGCCATCGGCTTCACCCTGGGCGCGCGCGACCGGGTCGAGGTGACCGATTTCGGTCCCTATGCGACCTATTATCGTCCTTGGGGCGGGTGGGCCGGCTGGGGCGGCTATCGCAACGTCGATGTGCGCAACGTGGCCGATGGTACGTTGACGGTCGACATCTATGATACCGGGACGAAACAGCCCGTCTGGCACGGCACGGCCACCCAACAAGTCAGCAGCAAGAGCCCCGACCAGGCGGTAATCGACAAGGCGGTGACCGCCGTGCTTGCCAATTTCCCGCCGCCGATAAAGGCCAAGTGA
- a CDS encoding murein L,D-transpeptidase catalytic domain family protein — MNPDRRRFLLSASVLVAGAVGTARASAPGPMRALRPMLPGTPVAPVQTPTPPALVKPALFAQARAALERHPQIVNRHRMALVDFAAPSSEPRLHIVNLLDGTATSYLVAHGSGSDPDHSGWLERFSNAPGSNASCSGAFLTADPYVGKHGPSQRLQGLDPTNDNAMSRAIVLHGAWYAEPTLAGARGKLGRSQGCFAVGDSVRSQVMAQLGRGSLLYAAKLVV, encoded by the coding sequence ATGAACCCCGATCGTCGCCGTTTTCTCCTTTCCGCTTCCGTTCTGGTTGCGGGCGCTGTTGGCACCGCGCGTGCCTCCGCGCCGGGGCCGATGCGCGCGCTGCGGCCCATGCTGCCGGGGACACCCGTCGCGCCGGTGCAGACGCCGACCCCGCCGGCACTGGTGAAGCCGGCTTTGTTCGCGCAGGCGCGCGCGGCGCTGGAACGGCATCCGCAGATCGTCAACCGGCACCGCATGGCGCTGGTCGATTTTGCCGCGCCCTCGTCGGAACCGCGGCTGCATATCGTCAACCTGCTGGATGGCACCGCCACCTCCTATCTGGTGGCGCATGGCAGCGGGTCGGATCCGGATCATAGCGGCTGGCTGGAGCGCTTTTCCAATGCGCCTGGCTCCAACGCCTCCTGTTCCGGCGCGTTCCTGACGGCCGATCCCTATGTCGGGAAACATGGCCCGTCGCAGCGCTTGCAGGGTCTCGATCCGACCAACGACAATGCGATGAGCCGGGCGATCGTGCTACATGGTGCCTGGTATGCCGAGCCCACGCTGGCCGGTGCGCGCGGCAAGCTGGGGCGCAGCCAGGGCTGTTTCGCGGTCGGCGACAGCGTCCGGTCGCAGGTCATGGCCCAGCTGGGCCGGGGCAGCCTGCTCTACGCGGCCAAGCTGGTCGTCTGA
- a CDS encoding helix-turn-helix domain-containing protein has product MAGTRLSNGIYREAVATIVRRIQKAHGLSDSQLAERIGCSAGTVKNARNEASNLDAVTLANIEQVFGPGAIDPYLALADVRAVPLAAPVSVERLHPTLAIVEALHRIIEKQMPDSEGGTRITSHELLTILSELREARGVFDALIMIADPAIDSGEIRFRDKGRKRLAVVHSQGGTITRADIMHSEDDAD; this is encoded by the coding sequence ATGGCCGGAACGCGGCTATCGAACGGCATCTATCGGGAAGCGGTCGCCACCATCGTGCGGCGCATCCAGAAGGCCCATGGCCTGTCCGACAGCCAGTTGGCGGAGCGGATCGGCTGTTCGGCCGGCACGGTGAAGAATGCCCGCAACGAGGCGAGCAACCTGGACGCCGTGACCCTTGCCAATATCGAGCAGGTTTTCGGCCCCGGCGCGATCGACCCTTATCTGGCGCTGGCCGATGTTCGCGCCGTGCCGCTGGCCGCGCCCGTCTCGGTCGAACGGCTGCATCCGACGCTGGCGATCGTCGAGGCGCTGCACCGGATCATCGAGAAACAGATGCCCGACAGCGAAGGGGGCACCCGCATCACATCCCACGAGCTGCTGACGATCCTGAGCGAATTGCGCGAGGCGCGCGGCGTGTTCGACGCCCTCATCATGATCGCCGACCCCGCGATCGACAGCGGCGAGATCCGCTTTCGCGACAAGGGGCGCAAGCGGCTGGCCGTGGTCCACAGCCAGGGCGGCACCATCACCCGCGCCGACATCATGCACAGCGAGGACGATGCCGACTGA
- a CDS encoding oligogalacturonate lyase family protein, with protein MKTMMMGLMAALTVSAATPALAKPVAEWVDQTTGHRVLRLTDTPGSASLYFHQNSYTPQGDKMVISTPDGISVLTLADWSIRPLVKGKDIQLLFTGRKTRTAYYASHRRDDGAGATTLYAADIDSGKVRKIATVDRGSIGSINADETLLLGQWAASDKPLQPDGTQKRAAPEIKQQFGQANYAANGPDGKPLSFAEAKEVRLNERLEARIPMEIFTIDIHTGERKVVVASTDWLNHIQFSPTDPGLIMYCHEGPWHKVDRIWTIRTDGSGQQLVHKRTMNMEIAGHEFFSPDGKWIWYDLQTPRGEVFWLAGYELATGHRQWFKVDRNQWSVHYNQAPDLKHFSGDGGDSEMVAHAPDGKYLYLFTPQAIPDVAGIHADNAADLIAPGTFGVEKIVDMRKHDYRLEPNITFTPDGKWMIFRSNMDGAPQIYAAEVAKTAG; from the coding sequence ATGAAGACGATGATGATGGGCCTGATGGCGGCGCTGACGGTAAGCGCGGCGACCCCGGCGCTGGCCAAGCCCGTGGCCGAATGGGTCGACCAGACCACCGGCCACCGCGTGCTGCGACTGACCGACACGCCGGGCAGCGCCAGCCTCTATTTCCACCAGAACAGCTATACGCCGCAGGGCGACAAGATGGTGATCTCCACCCCCGACGGCATTTCGGTGCTGACGCTGGCCGACTGGAGCATCAGGCCGCTGGTCAAGGGCAAGGATATCCAGCTGCTCTTTACCGGGCGCAAGACGCGCACGGCCTATTATGCCAGCCACAGGCGCGATGATGGCGCCGGCGCGACGACGCTCTATGCCGCCGACATCGACAGCGGCAAGGTGCGCAAGATCGCGACCGTAGATCGCGGTTCGATCGGCTCCATCAATGCGGACGAGACGCTGCTGCTCGGCCAGTGGGCGGCAAGCGACAAGCCGCTCCAGCCCGACGGCACCCAGAAGCGCGCCGCGCCGGAGATCAAGCAGCAGTTCGGCCAGGCTAACTACGCCGCCAACGGCCCGGACGGAAAGCCGCTCAGCTTTGCCGAGGCGAAGGAAGTGCGCCTCAACGAGCGGCTGGAAGCGCGCATCCCGATGGAGATCTTCACCATCGACATCCACACCGGCGAACGCAAGGTGGTGGTCGCATCGACCGACTGGCTCAACCATATCCAGTTCTCGCCGACCGACCCCGGCCTCATCATGTATTGCCATGAAGGCCCCTGGCACAAGGTCGACCGGATCTGGACGATCCGCACCGACGGCAGCGGCCAGCAACTGGTCCACAAGCGCACCATGAACATGGAAATCGCCGGCCATGAGTTCTTCTCGCCCGACGGCAAGTGGATCTGGTATGATCTTCAGACGCCGCGTGGCGAGGTGTTCTGGCTCGCCGGCTATGAGCTGGCGACCGGGCATCGGCAGTGGTTCAAGGTCGACCGCAACCAATGGTCGGTCCATTATAACCAGGCGCCCGACTTGAAGCATTTCTCCGGCGACGGCGGCGACAGCGAAATGGTTGCCCATGCCCCCGACGGAAAATATCTCTATCTCTTCACGCCCCAGGCCATTCCCGATGTCGCCGGCATCCATGCCGACAATGCCGCCGACCTGATCGCGCCGGGTACCTTCGGCGTCGAGAAGATCGTCGACATGCGCAAGCATGACTATCGGCTGGAGCCCAACATCACCTTCACGCCCGACGGCAAATGGATGATCTTCCGCTCCAACATGGACGGCGCGCCGCAAATCTACGCGGCGGAGGTCGCCAAGACGGCGGGCTGA
- a CDS encoding Tat pathway signal sequence domain protein has protein sequence MDIRAGISRRDSLKAGLMASATALLPGAAQAATSARGGAMPETPVRWIDDAAPPLSLGQTFGVPWPRGVLRAGKPLSVQGADGTALPSQHWTLATWPDGSIKWTAHALPAGTGQPGALRVVPGKPAAPQAPVLVRELADRIEIQVGALRWSIGRSGSAIIQSAQQGNRTVVGPLTLVASVDSAPEGGTRTPFTGRITSATVEQKGPVRAVVKLTGVHEGQGRQILPFTLRLYAHAGADHLRIVHSFIFDGDPAKDFISGIGLTAAVPMAGAPHDRHVRLSTADDGLFSEAVRPLTGLRRDPGKAVRAAQIAGKAVPMDAMAPGVAKLLDRIPTWGDFDLTQLSADGFAIAKRTQDGHAWVDSVAGSRSQGLGYIGSPQGGAAIATRYFWQRHPSQISIRDAESDMATLTAWLWSPDAKPMDMRSYRGVLGMEGYDAQNEGLDITYEDYEPGWDAATGVARTSELTLWACAATPSADALAAMAQANAVPPQLMVTPDRIHEAGVFGIWSLPDRSTPMKARIEDQNSNLVDFYVGEVDRRRWYGFWNHGDIMHTYDFDRHVWRYDIGGFAWDNSELSPDLWFWTSVLRTGNAAAFRFAEALTRHTGEVDVYHLGRFKGLGTRHGVQHWSDSSKQPRVSNAMYRRIFYYLTADERAGDLMRDLVTSDLSLEHVEIGRKVPGAERTPLPAGVIDLSFGTMWCSVASAWLTEWERTGDRKWRERLLNGMDSIGRLKYGWLAGSAPYDLKTGRFMGAGDKMSISHLNAVFGALEVNAELLDLLDVPRYRAAWLDYCRWFNASPQEWKAKFDQPFGRRNLKEGHSRLTAYVARETGDRELAVRAWKEFLGGEAGLGLSTGDPRVMLKGPAYVRPIVEWPDVSTNAASQWGLAAIQNLALIPDALADAAN, from the coding sequence GTGGATATCAGGGCGGGGATCAGCCGGCGCGACAGCCTGAAGGCGGGATTGATGGCGAGCGCGACCGCGCTGCTGCCGGGCGCGGCGCAGGCGGCGACCAGTGCGCGTGGCGGCGCCATGCCGGAAACCCCGGTGCGCTGGATCGACGATGCCGCCCCGCCGCTCTCGCTTGGCCAGACGTTCGGCGTGCCATGGCCGCGCGGGGTGCTGCGCGCCGGCAAGCCGCTGTCGGTGCAGGGCGCCGATGGCACCGCTCTGCCCTCGCAGCACTGGACGCTCGCCACCTGGCCCGACGGTTCGATCAAATGGACCGCCCATGCGCTGCCCGCCGGCACCGGCCAGCCCGGTGCGCTGCGCGTGGTGCCGGGCAAGCCCGCCGCGCCGCAGGCGCCGGTGCTGGTGCGCGAACTGGCGGACCGGATCGAGATTCAGGTCGGCGCGCTGCGCTGGAGCATCGGCCGGTCGGGCAGTGCGATCATCCAGTCGGCGCAGCAGGGCAATCGTACCGTCGTTGGTCCCCTGACCCTTGTCGCCAGCGTCGACAGCGCGCCTGAAGGCGGCACCCGCACGCCCTTCACCGGCCGCATCACCAGCGCCACCGTCGAGCAGAAGGGGCCGGTCCGCGCCGTCGTCAAGCTGACCGGCGTGCATGAAGGACAGGGGCGGCAGATCTTGCCCTTCACCCTGCGCCTCTACGCCCATGCCGGCGCCGATCATCTGCGCATCGTCCACAGCTTCATCTTCGATGGCGATCCGGCGAAGGATTTCATCAGCGGCATCGGCCTGACTGCTGCCGTGCCGATGGCCGGCGCCCCGCATGACCGCCATGTCCGCCTCTCCACTGCCGACGACGGCCTGTTCAGCGAAGCGGTGCGGCCGCTCACCGGGCTGCGCCGCGATCCAGGCAAGGCCGTCCGCGCCGCGCAGATCGCCGGCAAGGCGGTGCCGATGGACGCGATGGCACCCGGCGTCGCCAAGCTGCTCGATCGCATCCCGACCTGGGGCGATTTCGACCTGACCCAATTGTCGGCCGACGGCTTCGCCATCGCCAAGCGCACGCAGGACGGTCATGCCTGGGTCGATTCCGTCGCCGGCAGCCGGTCGCAGGGGCTGGGCTATATCGGCTCGCCCCAGGGCGGCGCGGCGATCGCCACCCGCTATTTCTGGCAGCGCCACCCTTCGCAGATCAGCATTCGGGACGCCGAAAGCGACATGGCGACGCTGACCGCCTGGCTCTGGTCGCCCGATGCCAAGCCGATGGACATGCGCTCCTATCGCGGCGTCCTGGGGATGGAGGGCTATGACGCCCAGAATGAAGGGCTGGACATCACCTATGAGGATTATGAGCCCGGCTGGGATGCCGCGACCGGCGTCGCCCGCACCAGCGAGCTGACACTGTGGGCCTGCGCCGCCACCCCTTCGGCCGATGCTCTGGCCGCGATGGCGCAGGCGAACGCCGTGCCGCCGCAGCTGATGGTGACGCCCGATCGCATCCATGAAGCCGGCGTGTTCGGCATCTGGAGCCTGCCGGACCGCTCGACGCCGATGAAGGCGCGGATCGAGGACCAGAATAGCAATCTGGTCGACTTCTATGTCGGTGAGGTGGATCGCCGTCGCTGGTATGGTTTCTGGAACCATGGCGACATCATGCACACCTATGATTTCGACCGGCATGTGTGGCGCTACGACATTGGCGGCTTTGCCTGGGACAATAGCGAGCTGTCGCCCGACCTGTGGTTCTGGACCAGCGTGCTGCGCACCGGCAATGCCGCCGCCTTCCGCTTTGCCGAGGCGCTGACCCGCCATACCGGCGAGGTCGATGTCTATCATCTCGGCCGGTTCAAGGGGCTGGGCACGCGCCATGGCGTCCAGCACTGGAGCGACAGCAGCAAGCAGCCGCGCGTCAGCAATGCCATGTATCGCCGCATCTTCTATTATCTGACCGCCGACGAGCGGGCCGGCGACCTGATGCGCGATCTGGTCACGTCGGACTTGTCGCTGGAGCATGTCGAGATCGGCCGCAAGGTGCCGGGGGCGGAGCGCACACCGCTGCCGGCGGGGGTCATTGACCTCAGCTTCGGCACCATGTGGTGTTCGGTCGCCTCGGCCTGGCTCACCGAATGGGAGCGGACCGGCGACAGGAAATGGCGCGAGCGGCTGCTGAACGGCATGGATAGCATCGGTCGCCTCAAATATGGCTGGCTGGCGGGCAGCGCCCCCTATGACCTCAAGACCGGGCGCTTCATGGGGGCGGGGGATAAGATGTCCATCTCCCACCTCAACGCCGTGTTCGGCGCGCTGGAGGTGAATGCCGAGCTTCTCGACCTGCTCGACGTGCCGCGCTATCGCGCCGCCTGGCTCGATTATTGCCGCTGGTTCAACGCCTCGCCGCAGGAATGGAAGGCGAAGTTCGACCAGCCCTTCGGCCGCCGCAACCTCAAGGAAGGCCATTCGCGCCTGACCGCCTATGTGGCGCGCGAGACCGGCGACAGGGAACTGGCGGTTCGCGCCTGGAAGGAGTTCCTCGGTGGTGAAGCGGGCCTCGGCCTGTCGACCGGCGATCCGCGCGTGATGCTGAAGGGACCGGCCTATGTCCGCCCGATCGTTGAATGGCCGGACGTCTCCACCAATGCGGCATCGCAATGGGGCCTTGCCGCGATACAGAATCTGGCGCTCATTCCCGACGCGCTCGCCGACGCTGCCAACTGA
- a CDS encoding DUF6250 domain-containing protein — protein MFSRRTLLASLALAPIAGPLNAAARKPLWRDDFRHGLKQWQLEAVGDARVTAQDGLLDIVAPRGLTLWLRKQLSGPVAIRYDVRAVSDGGPYDEVSDVNAFWMARDPAAPGGSALGRTRSGTFEEYDSLRTYYVGIGGNRNSTTRMRRYVGEPGHRPLLPDHDRTDKAAMLVPNQWFSIGLIANGSHIAVERDGATLFTLDDPDPYLSGHFGLRTTQSHLQVRNFTITKI, from the coding sequence ATGTTCTCTCGCCGCACCCTCCTTGCATCGCTGGCCCTCGCGCCGATCGCCGGCCCCTTGAACGCTGCGGCGCGAAAGCCGCTCTGGCGCGACGATTTCCGCCATGGCCTGAAGCAATGGCAGCTGGAGGCGGTGGGCGACGCGCGCGTGACCGCGCAGGATGGCCTGCTCGACATCGTCGCGCCCAGGGGACTGACGCTCTGGCTCCGCAAGCAACTGAGCGGCCCGGTCGCGATCCGCTATGATGTGCGCGCCGTGTCGGATGGCGGCCCTTATGACGAGGTCAGCGACGTCAACGCCTTCTGGATGGCGCGCGACCCGGCGGCGCCTGGCGGATCGGCGCTCGGCCGCACACGCAGCGGCACGTTCGAGGAGTATGACAGCCTCCGCACCTATTATGTCGGCATCGGCGGCAACCGGAACAGCACCACGCGGATGCGCCGCTATGTCGGCGAACCGGGCCATCGCCCGCTGCTGCCGGACCATGACCGCACCGACAAGGCGGCGATGCTGGTGCCCAATCAGTGGTTTTCGATCGGCCTGATCGCCAACGGGTCTCATATCGCGGTGGAGCGGGACGGGGCGACCCTGTTCACGCTCGACGATCCCGATCCCTATCTCAGCGGCCATTTCGGCCTGCGCACGACGCAGAGCCATCTTCAGGTCCGCAACTTCACCATCACCAAGATCTGA
- a CDS encoding TonB-dependent receptor, which translates to MRFSNYRALLSTSAVAAVLLGAMPAAAQDQQAPEASSEDIVVTGIRSSLQGALNAKRNAAQVLDAISAEDIGKFPDKNVGEALQRVTGVQLTRSDGEGSGITIRGADPSLNRVEINGVTALSTTVGGGRDVDFRDLPSEFVNRLEVVKSATADMTEGGVGGTVRVITRRPFDNGGKPYLAGSAQAIYADIGDHMDPRLALIGSDTFANGTIGVLVSGTFENRNVESHQARTTGWVQLKDANGAVYDLNNDGVGDFFPDIPRYVINRLETRRYALNGILEWRPSDDFKAYVESNWTKSIQSVTSQYLQTGTSGGIVDTANTIIGPDNTVEYLVMTNNTSKAQTSQLGVSYRNILGDIKRTTYNVALGADWTTGNLTLTPKISLSKAKAYNNEINATAAVTGMSSLIVDYSNGQNAPQIILPNDPTTTAGINQLTVLRRPRYDDQTEKMAKLDAEYKTDGGLFTAFKIGGQYRDLTVKSRFYTRTTTLNGFSDPAVQSRIDSIVNGNAALGTSPFFHTGNLGFTGDYSGWLNMTQGIADAVGIPDPFAEGGCPANADGTCQVYTDTWKVGERNLAGYGQANFAFDVGAVPVSGVIGARVVNTKVNTSGYLSTGGVISPVSYDSNNTEFLPSINVKAELIPNKLMARATATEVMARPLPQQLAPRFTIDVVGLSGSRGNPDLQPFRARQYDAGLEYYINRTSFASVTYFRKEISSFIQNTTEPYTDASGVTYTITVPTNGTQKVTINGVEAGAQIAFDFIDVPVLKQMGVVANYTYSKDSGYEGKDYFTGDSLPFQGLSRHAYNISAYYEDDVVSLRGAYNWRSKYLITAQGRGNNPEFGEAYGQLDASLNVTLMPGISMFLEGVNLLDATRKENANSVERRTIIETVGRRVYGGIRFKL; encoded by the coding sequence GTGAGGTTTTCCAATTATCGCGCCTTGTTGTCGACGTCGGCCGTCGCCGCCGTCCTGCTGGGCGCCATGCCGGCCGCGGCACAGGACCAGCAGGCGCCCGAAGCGAGCAGCGAGGATATCGTCGTTACCGGTATCCGTTCCAGCCTTCAGGGCGCACTCAATGCCAAGCGCAACGCGGCCCAGGTTCTGGACGCCATTTCGGCCGAGGATATCGGCAAGTTCCCGGACAAGAATGTCGGTGAAGCGCTGCAGCGCGTGACCGGCGTCCAGCTGACCCGGTCCGACGGCGAAGGCTCCGGCATCACCATCCGCGGCGCCGATCCGTCACTGAACCGCGTCGAGATCAACGGCGTCACCGCCCTGTCCACCACTGTGGGCGGCGGCCGCGACGTCGATTTCCGCGATCTGCCCTCCGAATTCGTCAACCGCCTGGAAGTGGTGAAGTCGGCCACCGCCGACATGACCGAAGGCGGCGTCGGCGGCACCGTGCGCGTCATCACCCGCCGGCCGTTCGACAATGGCGGCAAGCCCTATCTGGCCGGTTCCGCCCAGGCCATCTATGCCGATATCGGCGACCATATGGATCCGCGCCTGGCGCTGATCGGCAGCGACACCTTCGCCAACGGCACGATCGGCGTGCTGGTGTCGGGCACGTTCGAGAACCGCAATGTCGAAAGCCATCAGGCGCGCACCACCGGCTGGGTCCAGCTGAAGGACGCCAATGGCGCCGTCTACGACCTCAACAATGACGGCGTCGGCGATTTCTTCCCTGACATTCCGCGCTATGTCATCAACCGCCTGGAAACCCGCCGCTATGCCCTGAACGGCATATTGGAATGGCGCCCGAGCGACGATTTCAAGGCCTATGTCGAAAGCAACTGGACCAAGTCGATCCAGTCGGTGACCTCGCAATATTTGCAGACCGGCACCAGCGGCGGCATCGTCGATACTGCAAACACCATCATCGGCCCGGACAATACGGTCGAATATCTGGTGATGACCAACAATACGTCGAAGGCGCAGACCAGCCAGCTGGGCGTGTCCTATCGCAACATTCTGGGCGACATCAAGCGCACCACCTATAATGTCGCGCTGGGCGCCGACTGGACGACCGGCAATCTGACGCTGACGCCCAAAATCTCGCTGTCCAAGGCCAAGGCCTATAATAACGAGATCAATGCGACCGCGGCCGTCACCGGCATGTCCAGCCTGATCGTCGACTATAGCAACGGCCAGAATGCGCCGCAGATCATCCTGCCCAATGATCCGACCACCACGGCCGGCATCAACCAGCTGACCGTGCTGCGTCGTCCGCGCTATGACGACCAGACCGAGAAGATGGCCAAGCTGGACGCGGAATATAAGACCGACGGCGGCCTGTTCACCGCGTTCAAGATCGGTGGCCAATATCGCGACCTGACGGTCAAGAGCCGCTTCTACACCCGCACCACGACGCTCAACGGCTTCAGCGATCCGGCGGTGCAGTCGCGGATCGACAGCATCGTCAACGGCAATGCGGCGCTCGGCACCTCGCCCTTCTTCCATACCGGCAATCTGGGCTTCACCGGCGATTATAGCGGCTGGCTGAACATGACCCAGGGTATCGCCGATGCGGTCGGCATTCCCGATCCGTTTGCGGAAGGTGGCTGCCCGGCCAATGCCGACGGCACCTGCCAGGTCTATACCGACACTTGGAAGGTCGGCGAACGCAATCTGGCCGGCTATGGCCAGGCAAACTTCGCCTTCGATGTCGGCGCTGTGCCGGTCAGCGGCGTGATCGGCGCCCGCGTCGTCAATACCAAGGTCAACACCTCGGGCTATCTCAGCACCGGCGGCGTAATCTCGCCTGTGTCCTATGACAGCAACAACACCGAATTCCTGCCCTCGATCAACGTGAAGGCGGAACTCATCCCCAACAAGCTGATGGCGCGTGCGACCGCGACCGAAGTGATGGCCCGTCCGCTGCCGCAGCAGCTGGCACCGCGCTTCACCATCGACGTGGTCGGCCTGTCGGGTTCGCGCGGCAATCCCGATCTCCAGCCGTTCCGTGCCCGCCAATATGATGCGGGCCTGGAATATTATATCAACCGCACCAGCTTCGCGTCGGTTACCTATTTCCGCAAGGAAATCAGCTCGTTCATCCAGAACACGACCGAGCCCTATACCGATGCCAGCGGCGTGACCTACACCATCACCGTGCCCACCAACGGCACGCAGAAGGTGACGATCAACGGCGTGGAAGCCGGCGCGCAGATCGCGTTCGACTTCATCGACGTGCCGGTGCTCAAGCAGATGGGCGTGGTCGCCAACTATACCTACTCCAAGGATAGCGGCTATGAAGGGAAGGATTATTTCACCGGCGATTCCCTGCCGTTCCAGGGTCTGTCGCGCCATGCCTACAATATCTCGGCCTATTATGAAGACGACGTCGTCAGCCTGCGGGGCGCCTATAACTGGCGGTCCAAATATCTGATCACGGCGCAGGGCCGCGGCAATAATCCCGAGTTCGGCGAAGCCTATGGCCAGCTCGATGCGTCGCTCAACGTCACGCTGATGCCGGGCATCTCGATGTTCCTGGAAGGCGTCAACCTGCTCGACGCGACGCGCAAGGAAAATGCCAACAGCGTCGAACGCCGCACCATCATCGAGACGGTCGGCCGCCGCGTCTATGGCGGTATCCGCTTCAAGCTCTGA
- a CDS encoding class I mannose-6-phosphate isomerase has protein sequence MSSYRLIPIAVEKPWGRTGLSAHYEADADRRIGEIWFTTEADVAQPLLVKYLFTSEKLSVQVHPDDSQARAMGLAGGKSECWYVLDVEGDARLGIGLGQAVDAAALRAAALDGSIEELIDWKPVKPGDFYYVPAGTIHAIGGGITLVEVQQNNDVTYRLYDYGRPRELHLDAGMAVSRGESYDRPAQHVSSARATMLVDEAGAPFTLENLVCGAGETISLGHGPCWFIPLRGHGRIEDQSWEAGECWLIEDQADIVVTQRLHGLLARPTA, from the coding sequence ATGTCTTCCTATCGCCTGATTCCCATCGCCGTTGAAAAGCCGTGGGGACGCACTGGCTTGTCGGCGCATTATGAAGCCGATGCCGATCGACGCATCGGCGAAATCTGGTTCACGACCGAGGCGGATGTCGCCCAGCCGCTGCTGGTCAAATATCTCTTCACCAGCGAGAAGCTGTCCGTGCAGGTCCATCCTGACGATAGCCAGGCGCGGGCCATGGGTCTGGCCGGCGGCAAGTCGGAATGCTGGTATGTACTGGATGTCGAGGGCGATGCGCGATTGGGTATCGGCCTCGGCCAGGCGGTTGACGCCGCTGCGTTGCGGGCTGCTGCGCTGGACGGTTCGATCGAGGAATTGATCGACTGGAAGCCGGTGAAACCGGGCGATTTCTATTATGTCCCGGCCGGCACGATCCATGCCATTGGCGGTGGCATCACCCTGGTCGAAGTGCAGCAGAATAACGACGTCACCTACCGACTCTATGATTATGGTCGCCCGCGCGAACTGCATCTGGATGCCGGCATGGCGGTCAGTCGGGGCGAATCCTATGACCGGCCGGCGCAGCATGTGAGCAGCGCGCGCGCGACGATGCTGGTGGATGAAGCTGGCGCGCCCTTCACGCTCGAAAACCTGGTTTGCGGGGCGGGCGAGACCATCTCGCTGGGGCATGGGCCATGCTGGTTCATCCCGCTGCGTGGCCATGGCCGCATCGAAGACCAATCGTGGGAAGCGGGCGAGTGCTGGCTGATCGAGGATCAGGCCGATATCGTGGTGACACAGCGATTGCACGGCCTGCTGGCGCGTCCCACCGCCTGA